ACATCACCCGCAGCCTGGAGAACCGGGCGGAAGAGTTAAGTGTGGAATCGCAGGACATCAATGCCCACCTGAATCATGTGAGTAAGTTATCCACCCTCAGCCTGCGGATGTATGGCCTGTACCTGAAACTGGGTCATGCGCGGGACGAGAAGGATGTGCTGATGATGAAAAGTTTCTTCGAGACGAACCTGCCCGGCAGGCAGTTGCCGAATATGAGTTTTTATGAGAAGATCTACATGTACCAGGCACATTGCTGGTACTACTACATATTACAGGACTTTGCCATGTACTACCGGTATACCCAGAAGTGGGTTGATCTTTTCACCGAGTACCCATCCCTGTTAAAAACCGACCAGGACATGTACGTGAAGGCGATGCACAACCTGCTGACCGCCCACTTTTACACCATGAACCATGGGAAATTTGCAGAGGCGCTGGCAGCATTTGAGTCGTACATCGACGAACACCAGGACAGCTTTAACGAAAACACCCGCACCTCCTCCTTCGTGTACCGCTATACCTCACGGTTGAACCGCCACTTCCTGGAGGGTACCTTCACCGAGGGATTGGCGATGGTGCCCGAGCTGGAAACGCAGATCGCCGAGCATCAGCTGACCGTTGACCAGCACCGCGTGCTCGTTTTTTATTATAAGATCGCCTGTTTGTATTTCGGCAGTGGGGATAACAACAACGCCATTGTTTACCTGAATAAGATCATTCATTTAAGGATAGGCAATTTGCGGGCTGACATCCAGTGTTTCGCGCGTATCCTTCACCTGATCGCCCACTACGAGCTGGAAAATTACAGCCTGGTGGAATACCTCATCAAGTCTGTTTATCACTTCATTGCGAAAAACAAAGACTTAAGCAGTGTGATGGAAGAAATATTAAAGTTTTTGCGCAAGAATATGTATGCGCACCCCAAAGCGTTGAGCGAAGCGTTTAAAGATCTGAAGCAAAAGCTGGTAACCATCTCCCAGAACCCATATGAAAAACGTTCGTTCCTTTACCTGGATATTATTTCCTGGCTGGAGAGTAAAATCGAGGGAATCCCGGTACAGGACATCATCCGCAGGAAATTCATCAACAAGGAAAAAAGAATATAAAAGTGTAAAACGCTGATGATCAGCCACAGATTTGATCACTAATTTTCGTGTATACAACTCCACACTTTTTGATAAAAAAACATGTGTATTGCATGTTAAAAAAAGTGCCAGAAAACGTCTTTCGTTCACCACAGGGAGTCTTATAAAAAGTACGATTGTTTTTCCACACCTGTTAGCAACTTTTGGGATTAACCCATGTAGCACTTCTTACATTTGCAACAGTTCTTGACATTGTTGTTTTGGTTTATGCCGACCACTTCGGCATGATTAATAGGGAATCGTGTGAGATTCACGAGCAGACGCGCTACTGTGATTCCCCGGCCCGTGCAGTAAACGGTTCAGATTTACTTCCACTCCCCCTTGCCACTGTGTAGAACACGGGAAGGCCGGAAGTAAATGGGAAAGCCAGGAAACCTGCCAAACCAACAGATTTGTCAAAGCCTTCGCGTAATAAGGTATTGGCGAAAGTAACCTCCACCGGTGACTGCCGGAAAAGTTATCTGCCGTCGTATCGACTTAGTTATCGCACATTACAGACCATATAAAACACTGATTGATGAACAATGAGAATGAAATCCTTTTAAAGGAGAACAAGGACAGGTTTGTGCTGCTACCAATTAATTATCCCAAAGTGTGGGAAATGTATAAAAGGCATGAAGCCAGCTTTTGGACGGCCGAGGAAATTGACCTCAGCGGCGACCTGAAAGACTGGGCGGCTCTTAACGATGGTGAGCGCCACTTCATCAGCCACGTACTGGCTTTCTTTGCTGCGAGCGACGGGATTGTGAACGAGAACCTGGCAGTAAACTTCATGAGCGAAGTACAAATTCCGGAAGCACGTTGCTTCTACGGTTTCCAGATCATGATGGAAAACATCCACTCTGAAACCTATGCCCTGCTGATCGATACTTATGTAAAGGATCCGGTAGAAAAAGATCGCCTGTTCCACGCTATTGAAACCGTTCCTGCCGTTAAAAAGAAAGCAGAATGGGCATTGCGCTGGATCGAGAATGGCACTTTTGCAGAAAGACTGGTAGCCTTTGCTGCCGTAGAAGGTATCTTCTTCAGCGGTTCCTTCTGCTCTATTTTCTGGTTGAAAAAACGCGGCCTCATGCCAGGCCTGACCTTCTCCAACGAGTTGATCAGCCGCGACGAAGGTCTGCATTGCGAATTTGCCTGCCTGCTCTTTAGCATGCTGGAAGGTAAGATCAGCGAAAAACAGATCCAGGAAATCATTGGCGACGCTGTTGCAATCGAAAAAGAATTTATCACAGAAGCACTGCCGGTTGCACTGATCGGTATGAACGCAGAACTGATGAAACAATATATCGAGTTCGTAGCCGACAGGTGGCTGAGCGAACTGGGCGCCGCTAAAATGTTTAACACCGCGAATCCGTTCGACTTCATGGAAATGATTTCCCTGCAGGGTAAAACGAATTTCTTCGAAAAACGTGTAGGCGATTATCAGAAAGCGGGTGTAATGGGCGGCAAAGATTCCCAGACATTCAGCCTTGACGAAGACTTCTAGGACATATATCACCGGATACATCAAACAAGACTACTATTAACCACCCAATAAATTCGAGCAAATGTTTGTTATAAAAAGAGACGGTAAAAAAGAGACCGTAAAATTTGACAAAATCACTGCACGCGTAGAGAAGCTTTGCTACGGCCTGGCGCCGGAGTACGTTGATTCTATCGACGTGGCAAAGAAAGTGATCCAGGGTTTATACGATGGCGTAACCACCAGTGAACTCGACAACCTTGCTGCTGAAACAGCTGCATCGCTCACCACCAAACACCCAGACTATGCACTGCTGGCTTCCCGCATCGCGGTGAGCAACCTGCATAAAAATACCATCAAGTCATTCTCGAAGACGGTAAAAAATCTTTACGAATACCTTGATCCTAAAACCGGTAAATCTGCCGCACTCATCGCGGACGACGTATACGAAATCATCAGGAAGAATGCGGAGATCCTCGACTCCACGATCATTTATGACCGTGACTTCGGTTTCGATTACTTCGGTTTTAAAACACTGGAGCGCTCTTACCTGTTGAAAATTGATGGCAAGATCGCAGAACGCCCGCAGCACATGTTTATGCGTGTAGCCGTTGGTATTCACAAAGAGGATATCGAATCTGCCATCAAAACTTATCACCTGATGAGCGAGCGCTGGTTCACACACGCCACGCCTACTCTCTTCAACGCAGGTACACCTAAACCACAAATGTCATCCTGCTTCCTGCTCACCATGCAGGGCGACAGCATCGATGGTATTTACGATACGCTGAAACAAACTGCTAAGATCTCCCAGAGCGCTGGCGGTATTGGTCTCAGCATCCACAACATCCGCGCTACCGGTTCCTACATCAGCGGCACTAACGGTACCTCTAACGGAATCATCCCAATGCTGCGTGTATTTAACGATACCGCGCGTTATGTAGACCAGGGCGGTGGCAAACGTAAAGGCGCTTTCGCCATCTACCTCGAGCCATGGCATGCAGACGTATTCGAGTTCCTCGACCTGCGTAAAAACCATGGTAAAGAAGAGATGCGCGCCCGCGACTTGTTCTACGCCCTGTGGGTATCTGACCTGTTCATGAAACGTGTTGAGCAAAATGGCGACTGGAGCCTGTTCTGCCCACACGAAGCACCAGGACTGGCAGAATGCTGGGGTGAAGAGTTTGAAGCACTGTACGAGCAGTACGAAAAAGAAGGCCGTGCCCGCAAAACTGTGAAAGCACAAGACCTCTGGTTCGCTATCCTCGATGCACAGATCGAAACCGGTACACCTTACCTGTTGTATAAAGATTCTGCCAACCGCAAATCAAACCAGCAGAACCTCGGTACCATCAAGAGTTCCAACCTGTGTACAGAGATCATCGAGTACACTGCGCCGGATGAAGTAGCCGTATGCAACCTGGCATCCCTCGCGCTGCCACGCTTCGTGATCGACGGTAAATTCGATCACCAGAAGTTGTACGACGTTACTTACCAGGCTACCCTGAACCTGAACAAGATCATCGACAATAACTACTACCCGGTTGAAGAAGCACGCCGCTCTAACCTCCGCCACCGTCCGATCGGTTTGGGCGTTCAAGGTCTGGCAGATGCGTTCATCCTCATGCGTTATCCGTTTGAAAGCGAAGAAGCGCGTAAGCTGAACAGCGAGATCTTCGAAACCATCTATTTTGCCGCGATGACCGCTTCTAAGGATCTGGCAGCACAGGATGGTCACTACGAAAGCTACCCTGGCTCTCCTATTTCGAAAGGCATTATGCAGTTCGATATGTGGGGTGTAACACCAAGCCCACGTTGGGATTGGAAAGAACTGAAAGCGGAAGTAGCAAAAGTAGGTGTTCGTAACTCGTTGCTGGTAGCGCCGATGCCAACCGCATCTACCTCCCAGATCCTCGGTAACAACGAGTGCTTCGAGCCGTATACTTCTAACATCTACACCCGTCGTGTATTGAGCGGCGAGTTCGTGATCGTGAACAAACACCTGCTGAAAGACCTGGTAGACCTCGGCCTGTGGGATAATGATATGAAAAACCAGATCATTGCACACAACGGTTCTATCCAGAAGATCGAGCAGATCCCTTCACAACTGAAAGAGCTGTACAAAACTGTTTGGGAAATCAAACAACGTACGATCATCGATATGGCGGCCGACCGCGGCGCGTACATCTGCCAGAGCCAGTCACTGAACCTGTTCGTAGATACGCCTTCTGCAGCTAAACTGACCTCCATGCACTTCTACGCCTGGAAACAAGGTCTGAAAACAGGTATGTACTACCTGCGTACACAGGCAGCTACACAAGCGGTACAGTTCACCGTGGAAAAACAAGGCGGCCAGCAAATGCAGCCTGTTATTCAGCAAGGCGGCACCGAAACCGAAGAACTGGAAGTTCCGGTTGGCGCAGTTTGCACTATGGAAGAAGGTTGCGTAACTTGCAGCGCTTAATTTGCGATAACTATTCCCACTATAAAGAAGGCTGCCCGCAAAGGCGGCCTTCTTCTTTTTGTCCGATCATGTAAATAAATCGCATTAATACCCGAAAGCTTTTATATTAGCCAGCGACTACTCTAAACTCATTTACATGAAGTATATTAAACTGGCTATGGCCGCTATCATGGCGGGCGCCGGCGTTACTGCCGTGCTATCCTGGAAAACAGAAAAACCTGCCCCTCGCCCCAATATCATTCTCATTATGGCCGACGACCTCGGCTACTCCGACCTGGGCTGCTATGGTGGCGAAATACAAACACCCAACCTCGATTACCTCGCAAATAACGGCATCCGGTACACGCAGTTTTATAATACCTCGCGCTGCTGCCCTACCCGCGCTTCGTTGCTGACGGGTTTATACAACCACCAGGCAGGCATCGGCAAGATGTCTGAAAACGACAATACGCCTGGTTATAACGGCTACATCACTCCCAACACGGTTACTCTAGCGGAAGTACTTAAAACCGCCGGATACCGCACTGCAATGACCGGCAAATGGCATGTATCCAATACCGTTGTACAACCAACCCCGAAAGCGCAACTCGATTGGCTGAACCACCATACTTCCCACGAGTTGTTTTCTCCCATCGAACAATATCCGACGAGCCGCGGGTTCGACAAATACTTTGGCACCATCTGGGGCGTGATCGACTTCTTTGATCCGTTCGCCATGGTGAGCGGCACAAAACCGATTACTACCGTACCGGCCAATTATTACCATACAGATGCGATCAATGACACAGCTGTGGCGTATATTAAGGAGTACACGACCGCCAAAGAACCTTTCTTCCTATACATTGCCCATAACGCGCCACACTGGCCGTTACAAGCGTTGCCGGAAGACATCGCGAAATATAAAAACACCTATAAAGGCGGATGGGATGCCATTCGCAAAGCACGCTATGAAAAGATGGCGAAACTAGGATTGATCGACACTAACACCACTAAACTCTCTCGCCGCTGGAAAGACGACCTTTCGTGGGAAAACAATCCTGACAAAACCTGGGATGCCGAAGCCATGGCCGTACACGCCGCTATGGTCGATCGTATGGACCAGGGCATTGGTCGAATTATAGAAACCCTGCGGCAATCCGGCCAGCTGGATAACACCGTCATACTATTCCTTTCAGACAATGGCGCCAGTGCCGAAAACTGCGCCGCCTATGGCCCAGGCTTCGACCGCCCCAGCGAAACGCGTGATGGCCGTAAAATCGTGTACGCTACGAAGAAAGAAGCCATGCCCGGTCCGCAAACTACCTACAGCTCACTGGGGCAGCGCTGGTCGAACGTGGTGAACACCCCGTACGAATACTGGAAAGCTGAATCGTATGAAGGTGGCGTGCGTACGCCACTTATCGCCTTCTGGCCCAAAGGCATGAAAGCAAAGAAAGGCAGTTACAGCAACCAGGTAGGACATGTGATGGATTTTATGGCGACGTTCACGGAACTGGCGGGTGCGAAGTACCCGGCGGCCTATGAAGGCAGGACAATTACTCCAACCGAGGGCATAAGCCTCACGCCATCGTTTTACGGGAAGCGCTCTGCAGGGCATAAAACATTGTTTAACGAGCATTTCGGTGCCCGCTTCGCCCGCCAGGGCGACTGGAAGCTGGTGAGCCTGAGCAACGACACCACCTGGCATTTGTACAACCTCTCTGCCGACAAAACCGAAATGCACGACCTCGCCGGGAAACACCCGGAGAAAGTGCAGGAACTAGCCGGGTTATGGCGTGAGTGGGCACTGACGCACCAGGTGCTGCCAAAGCCGGGGCGTAAATAATGTTAAAATAGTATCATTCACCCAATTTATCCATGATATAACACACTTACGGCAAACCGCATCCACCGTAGATCCTACCAGGATCCTTGCTACATCCTTGCTAAGTTGTTGCTAACACCCTGCTGAAACAGGGTGTTTTTAGCAAGGATACAGCAAGGATGTAGCAGGGATGTAGCAAGGATGCGGGCAGCCTCTGGAAGGAAAAATGATACTATTTGCTCAAAAGAGAGACTGGCGCTGAAGGGTGTGACACAACGGCGGCTGCATAGCGGGTTGAAGCTCGTTACAAAATGTATCTTTGTCGCGTGATTTACAGGACTATACGTAAGGAAGACAACGAGCACCTGGCCGTCATCATACGGGCCGGCATTGCGGAATTTGACGTACCCACAGAGGGTACTGCCTACACCGACCCCACCACCGATGATCTTTTTACATTGTTTCAGGCGCCGGGTTCCGCGTATACCGTGGCAGAAGAGCATGGCCTCATTCTGGGCGGATGCGGCGTTTACCCGACCGCTGGTTTGCCAGGTGGCTACGCGGAACTGGTACGTTTCTTTTTAGCGGCTGAAGCGCGCGGAAAAGGCATCGGGCGTTTGTTAATGGAGCGTACTTTTGACATGGCCCGTGAGCTCGGGTATACACACCTTTATATCGAATCGTTTCCTGAAATGAAGAAGGCAGTAGGGATGTACGAAAAAGCGGGCTTTAATTACCTGGATAAGGCGTTGGGTAACTCGGGGCATTATGCGTGTAATGTGTGGATGGTGAAGGCGTTATAGCCGCGAAAGCAAGTGGAGAAATAGATTTTCCCGTTACTAAATAAATTAGTAACTAGCGTTAAATGATTTCCCCATGAAAAAAAAGGTTTCGGTCAGCGATAGTGGAATACAATCGTCAGGATTGCCCAAAGATTATATGGAGGCTGTGGCTGAATATATATGGAATGGGTTCGACGCTGCTGCGACTGAAGTAGCGTTAATTTTTGACACTAATGAAATAGGATCTCTCAATAGCCTTTCTATTCGCGACAACGGTATAGGTATCGATGCCTCCTCACTTGAAGACACCTTCGGTAACTTCAACGATTCCATCAAAAGAAATACCTTTCAGAAATCATCATCAAATGTTAAAGGCAATAAAGGGAGGGGAAGATTTTCCTTCGTAGCTTTTGGCGGTAAAGCTATATGGGAAACCGTATTTTTCGATAAATTATCTGACAAATACCTCGAATACGATATCACGATCTCCCGGCACTCAAAAGACTTCTACGATCCACAGAATCAGAAAATCTCTGCTAGTAAACTAACTGGTACAACCGTTACAATTACCGATTTGTTTGAGGTCACCGGTTTTTCTTTCCAGTCTGAAGAATTTAAAAGTTTTTTGGCCAGGGAATTTGGATGGTTCCTTTTGCTAAATCAGGAAAAACAATACCAGCTTACAATTAATAGTATACCTGTAGATTATTCCGACCTAATCATAGAGAAGGACGTAACAGTTATGTCGATTAAAGGATCCGACGGTCAGGAAAACGTCTTCAAAGTAACATTCGTCAGATGGAAAGAAAAGATTGGTGATAAATTTTATTTTTACTTTCTTAACTCCGGACAGAGAGAAGTTTTCAAAGACCTGACCTCTTTTAATAATAACGCCATCGGTTTCAATCACAGTATATATGTAGAATCACGATACTTCGACAAGTTTAATGCGAATGACGAACAACATTCCCAAAACTTATTTGAAAACAACAGGCAAAATGGTGTTTTCAAAACATTGATGTCTGCATTGCACAATGTTGTTCGCCGCAAACAAAAAGAGTTTGTATATGGCGAAGCAGCGACGAAATTGATTGACACGTACGAGCGAAACGGAGCCCTTCCTACGTTCAAAAACAACAAATACGATCAAGCCAGGAGAATCGATCTGATTAATGTGGTAAAAAGCCTTTACTGTATTGAGCCGAAGATTTTCCAGGGATTGAACAAAGAACAACAAAAGGTCAGTATCGGCCTGATCAATATCCTTCTTGATACCGATGAAAGGGAACATATCATCGAGCTAATTGGCCAGATTATCACACTCAACTCCGACGAACGGCAGCAACTGCTGAGTGTACTCAGGAAAACAACAGTAAGCCGGATAGCGAACACAGTAAACCTTATAGAACAGCGGTTTAAAACAATCGAATTATTGAAAGCGCTGGTGTTCGATATGAAAAAATTTACGACGGAACGCGATCATCTTCAGAAAGCGATAGAAGAAAATTATTGGATACTTGGAGAACAGTATAACATGGTATCGGCGAATGAAGGTTTCAATAAATTACTTTCTGCATATAATACATTCCTCGAACAGGATCTGAAAGGAAGCAAAAACAAAGTATCGTCGCAGGAAGCCAACAGGCGACCCGACATCTTCCTGGCTAGAAAACGGGCTATTGATGACGTAGAAGACAGTCAACATTTAATGGAAGAGAACCTGCTCGTTGAATTAAAACGGCCGGATGTTGTGATCGGAAAGGAACAACTACGACAGATTGAGGACTATCTTGATATTATCCGCCATGACGTGTCCTTCAACTCTCAAAAAAGATGTTGGAAGTTTTTCATCATCGGTAATAAACTGGACAACTATGTTCATGATCAATATTTATCCCAGAAAGAAAAGGGAAAAAAATTCCTGGTGAAGTCCGTTCAAAATTTTGAGATATATGCATATAGTTGGGATGACATATTTATGATGTTCGATTTACGCCATAAATTCCTTGTCGACAACCTTGAATTTGATAAAAATGTTATTAGAAAGGAGTTGATTGAAAAGGGAATTAATATTTACGCTGCCACTACTGAATCAGCTAACATCATAGTACATGAATTGACTGCCGGAAAATAGACTGTTATTTTGCTATAACTTTCGCAGCTGCTCGTAAATAAACGCCGCCTTCCACAGGCAGTATCCCTGTTAAAATGTATCCAAAGCCGGTCTGGCACATGACTGCTCATTAGCGGGCGATTGAAGCCATTGTACTCGCGATTGGTGACTACATGCCAGTTCGTGATGAAGTATGCCTTTTGATTGACTTCCACCACAAAGCCTGTTGCGCTGCCGAGGTAAACGGTATCGGCGAAAATGCGCACCAGCAGGCTGGAGCGGCTTGCGTAACTTACCTGCTGTGCCACTGCGATATGTGCAAACAACATCAGGGCGAAAAATAGCTTCATGGTTTAAAGATACATAACAGCCCTGTACCTGCACACAATGATCTGCCATTTCAGCCGGCGAAAGCGATAGTTCAGGTTTCACACCCGATGTATGGGCTTGTTTTTTGTGCACTGGCAGGAATGAATCTCAAACGTAACATCTCGGGTATACTTTTTTTGCTGCTTATAAGCTTCAACCACGCCCAGGCGCAGGATACGATCCGTTTGTTTAAGTATGCCGGCAACCTGAAGCAGGTGAGAGTGACAATTGCCGGCCGCACCTGCCACCTGCTGTTCGATTCGGGTGGCGGCTTCACCTTACTTTCTCCGGAACTTGCAGCGCAGGCAGGCAAAACGCCGTACGGACAGATGAGTGGCTTTCGCATGTCTGGTGAGAAAATAAATTATCAGCGGATTGACAGTATCACGATAGCGATTGGCAAACTCGATCTGTTTCATCCGGAGATGGGTGTGTGGGACCTTATGAGCATCCTTCCTGACGGCTTACCAAAGATTGATGGCGTACTGTCATTGAAATCGTTTGAAGGGCGCGTAGTGGAATTGGATCTGGGGAAAGACATGTTGATCTTACATGATGAGGCGCCCAGGCCTGGCAACCAATCAGCCTGGCAATCCATCTCCGCACGCTTCGCTACCGGCAATGAGGGTAACGAACTGACAATATTTCTAAACATCCTGCGCAATAATCGTAACTACTGGTTCCTGTTCGATTCGGGCAACATCGGCGCGCCGCTTCTTTCTTCCGCGACGGTGAACGAATGGCGGCTGCCTGCTGATAGTACGGGGTTATACGTTACGGATCTTGCGCCTTTGGCAAAGCAGGTAAGTTGTGAAAAACGGGATATCCTTTACGATGGCGCGCTTAACTTTGGCATTATCAGCCAGCGTCGTTTTTTGCTGGACTTGCGAAAAAGAAAAATATGGATGCACATACGTCATTGATAAAAAAAGCCTGCGTACTAACTCGCAGGCTTTTCTCTATTTATTCATGGCTGAATTGCATATAGCCTACTCCAACACCAGCAGGTTCACCTCTTTATTCTTCAACCAATTGGCTTCTTTCAGTTTCTGCAGGTTGATCACGCCTACTACATAACGGTAAGTAGGTGACTCGTACTTTTCAGAAATGTTATAGAAAGCAGAAAGATCTACCTGGTCCGGCGATTTGTAGCGGAGATACACTTTCAGTTGCACATCATTGGTAAAGATGGGCGAATTGTTCTGGATGATTTTTTTGTATTCGTAACGATAGTTGTACAACAGTGCGGAAATGTCGGACAGCACGGCGCTACCGGTTGCAGTACCACCTGCACCTTTACCTACGAAGAACTGTTTATCGGTAAAAGCGCTTTCCAGCAAAATACCATTGTACTCATTGTACACATCATACAGCAGGTTGTGTTCTTTGATGAGGTGTGGCAATACGTAAGCGTTTACATGGCCGTTAGACCTGCGGCAGGAGCCGATCAGTTTGATCGTACAACCGCGTTGTTTCGCGAACTGGATATCGAAATCGTTCAGGTGGCTGATGCCGAAGTTGTATACTTCTTCCGGCTTCACGAACGTACCAAAAGCGTGCAGTAACAGGATCACGATCTTAAACTTCGGATCATGACCTTCGATATCGAGGGTGGGATCTGTTTCTGCGAAGCCCAGGTCCTGCGCCTGTTGCAGGGCAGTATCGAAGC
This genomic interval from Chitinophaga horti contains the following:
- a CDS encoding homoserine dehydrogenase, translated to MEKKIINLGIFGFGVVGQGLYEVLNRTKGINARIKKICIKDPNKARPIDASYFTTDPNDILNDPTIDVVVELINNTEDAYQIVSTALRNGKAVVSASKRMIAENLPALYQLQVENRVPFLYEASSCASIPIIRNLEEYYDNDLLNAVEGICNGSTNYILTKIFEDNLSFDTALQQAQDLGFAETDPTLDIEGHDPKFKIVILLLHAFGTFVKPEEVYNFGISHLNDFDIQFAKQRGCTIKLIGSCRRSNGHVNAYVLPHLIKEHNLLYDVYNEYNGILLESAFTDKQFFVGKGAGGTATGSAVLSDISALLYNYRYEYKKIIQNNSPIFTNDVQLKVYLRYKSPDQVDLSAFYNISEKYESPTYRYVVGVINLQKLKEANWLKNKEVNLLVLE
- a CDS encoding retropepsin-like aspartic protease is translated as MNLKRNISGILFLLLISFNHAQAQDTIRLFKYAGNLKQVRVTIAGRTCHLLFDSGGGFTLLSPELAAQAGKTPYGQMSGFRMSGEKINYQRIDSITIAIGKLDLFHPEMGVWDLMSILPDGLPKIDGVLSLKSFEGRVVELDLGKDMLILHDEAPRPGNQSAWQSISARFATGNEGNELTIFLNILRNNRNYWFLFDSGNIGAPLLSSATVNEWRLPADSTGLYVTDLAPLAKQVSCEKRDILYDGALNFGIISQRRFLLDLRKRKIWMHIRH
- a CDS encoding ribonucleoside-diphosphate reductase subunit alpha; the encoded protein is MFVIKRDGKKETVKFDKITARVEKLCYGLAPEYVDSIDVAKKVIQGLYDGVTTSELDNLAAETAASLTTKHPDYALLASRIAVSNLHKNTIKSFSKTVKNLYEYLDPKTGKSAALIADDVYEIIRKNAEILDSTIIYDRDFGFDYFGFKTLERSYLLKIDGKIAERPQHMFMRVAVGIHKEDIESAIKTYHLMSERWFTHATPTLFNAGTPKPQMSSCFLLTMQGDSIDGIYDTLKQTAKISQSAGGIGLSIHNIRATGSYISGTNGTSNGIIPMLRVFNDTARYVDQGGGKRKGAFAIYLEPWHADVFEFLDLRKNHGKEEMRARDLFYALWVSDLFMKRVEQNGDWSLFCPHEAPGLAECWGEEFEALYEQYEKEGRARKTVKAQDLWFAILDAQIETGTPYLLYKDSANRKSNQQNLGTIKSSNLCTEIIEYTAPDEVAVCNLASLALPRFVIDGKFDHQKLYDVTYQATLNLNKIIDNNYYPVEEARRSNLRHRPIGLGVQGLADAFILMRYPFESEEARKLNSEIFETIYFAAMTASKDLAAQDGHYESYPGSPISKGIMQFDMWGVTPSPRWDWKELKAEVAKVGVRNSLLVAPMPTASTSQILGNNECFEPYTSNIYTRRVLSGEFVIVNKHLLKDLVDLGLWDNDMKNQIIAHNGSIQKIEQIPSQLKELYKTVWEIKQRTIIDMAADRGAYICQSQSLNLFVDTPSAAKLTSMHFYAWKQGLKTGMYYLRTQAATQAVQFTVEKQGGQQMQPVIQQGGTETEELEVPVGAVCTMEEGCVTCSA
- a CDS encoding ribonucleoside-diphosphate reductase small subunit; amino-acid sequence: MNNENEILLKENKDRFVLLPINYPKVWEMYKRHEASFWTAEEIDLSGDLKDWAALNDGERHFISHVLAFFAASDGIVNENLAVNFMSEVQIPEARCFYGFQIMMENIHSETYALLIDTYVKDPVEKDRLFHAIETVPAVKKKAEWALRWIENGTFAERLVAFAAVEGIFFSGSFCSIFWLKKRGLMPGLTFSNELISRDEGLHCEFACLLFSMLEGKISEKQIQEIIGDAVAIEKEFITEALPVALIGMNAELMKQYIEFVADRWLSELGAAKMFNTANPFDFMEMISLQGKTNFFEKRVGDYQKAGVMGGKDSQTFSLDEDF
- a CDS encoding ATP-binding protein, yielding MKKKVSVSDSGIQSSGLPKDYMEAVAEYIWNGFDAAATEVALIFDTNEIGSLNSLSIRDNGIGIDASSLEDTFGNFNDSIKRNTFQKSSSNVKGNKGRGRFSFVAFGGKAIWETVFFDKLSDKYLEYDITISRHSKDFYDPQNQKISASKLTGTTVTITDLFEVTGFSFQSEEFKSFLAREFGWFLLLNQEKQYQLTINSIPVDYSDLIIEKDVTVMSIKGSDGQENVFKVTFVRWKEKIGDKFYFYFLNSGQREVFKDLTSFNNNAIGFNHSIYVESRYFDKFNANDEQHSQNLFENNRQNGVFKTLMSALHNVVRRKQKEFVYGEAATKLIDTYERNGALPTFKNNKYDQARRIDLINVVKSLYCIEPKIFQGLNKEQQKVSIGLINILLDTDEREHIIELIGQIITLNSDERQQLLSVLRKTTVSRIANTVNLIEQRFKTIELLKALVFDMKKFTTERDHLQKAIEENYWILGEQYNMVSANEGFNKLLSAYNTFLEQDLKGSKNKVSSQEANRRPDIFLARKRAIDDVEDSQHLMEENLLVELKRPDVVIGKEQLRQIEDYLDIIRHDVSFNSQKRCWKFFIIGNKLDNYVHDQYLSQKEKGKKFLVKSVQNFEIYAYSWDDIFMMFDLRHKFLVDNLEFDKNVIRKELIEKGINIYAATTESANIIVHELTAGK
- a CDS encoding GNAT family N-acetyltransferase → MIYRTIRKEDNEHLAVIIRAGIAEFDVPTEGTAYTDPTTDDLFTLFQAPGSAYTVAEEHGLILGGCGVYPTAGLPGGYAELVRFFLAAEARGKGIGRLLMERTFDMARELGYTHLYIESFPEMKKAVGMYEKAGFNYLDKALGNSGHYACNVWMVKAL
- a CDS encoding arylsulfatase, which encodes MKYIKLAMAAIMAGAGVTAVLSWKTEKPAPRPNIILIMADDLGYSDLGCYGGEIQTPNLDYLANNGIRYTQFYNTSRCCPTRASLLTGLYNHQAGIGKMSENDNTPGYNGYITPNTVTLAEVLKTAGYRTAMTGKWHVSNTVVQPTPKAQLDWLNHHTSHELFSPIEQYPTSRGFDKYFGTIWGVIDFFDPFAMVSGTKPITTVPANYYHTDAINDTAVAYIKEYTTAKEPFFLYIAHNAPHWPLQALPEDIAKYKNTYKGGWDAIRKARYEKMAKLGLIDTNTTKLSRRWKDDLSWENNPDKTWDAEAMAVHAAMVDRMDQGIGRIIETLRQSGQLDNTVILFLSDNGASAENCAAYGPGFDRPSETRDGRKIVYATKKEAMPGPQTTYSSLGQRWSNVVNTPYEYWKAESYEGGVRTPLIAFWPKGMKAKKGSYSNQVGHVMDFMATFTELAGAKYPAAYEGRTITPTEGISLTPSFYGKRSAGHKTLFNEHFGARFARQGDWKLVSLSNDTTWHLYNLSADKTEMHDLAGKHPEKVQELAGLWREWALTHQVLPKPGRK